Proteins found in one Sardina pilchardus chromosome 3, fSarPil1.1, whole genome shotgun sequence genomic segment:
- the nbeal2 gene encoding neurobeachin-like protein 2 isoform X4: protein MASKERLYELWMLYYTKKDVGYLQQWLEAFVASFERIIDVRSLEPRRLEESGLEVPQLPREVLVLLSTQLLQSALHLSGQEPNGSVPHPLLLIKFFIIISRNLENIDSDQTPGFLFETIKLLSFCLNQLKQQPEEQESLQSVVQHGLLLCESLFDPYQTWRRRLAGEEVSLLERSKYKFTPLSVPEELPALFHDVLQESERLPEPLVVWLVHLQGAVLSGSKKNGLLSLTSPAVDNLLSVLRAWCLWPPPSSSGEQPKDPQLLRLTLQCLTAMLHLLHGSSPAERQLDIRHVLDGYFQLLNWSRPPADGADSMPHWEESLVTLQTHMLNTIPQILQCSDRAVLQAIFLNNNCFEHILRLIQNSKVWEKGSDCITVHAIGVLTAIMSNSPAAKEVFKERIGYSQLFDVLKSQGRPTKRLLQELMNMAVEGEHSQAVHLGISNEQPLVLLLQWLPELGQRELQLLVAQWLAAVCGGSLACRTVAAEAGLVDTLLEVLLRPERLDGQCADVLLGLLQDLGALSLRPEQLKALLRLLRTDQASPAGSTTPPPPPPPHPYCARVTRVLSAMATREGRASALQYFDLSPPMAGIMVPSIARWPGSAFAFHAWLCLNVEFPPLQPDGFSAAGTAACHSPTMGHPMGHAMGKGPRRKQLYSFFTASGTGFEAFFTMEGVLVVAVCTKKDYMAVSLPEKPLVDQAWHSVDIVHIPGRRPFGQNSVTIYVDGEQVKTAQLRFPSMNEPFTSCCIGSAGQRTTTTTTSPTFPPPSLSGSNNDLAFAPHAAALTRSQSFPASFAAGRWGLGGARDAPVHTIPAGLQDTEWGTPTSLDGLLGTAFICHEALQPAQTRTLHGAGPNNVCLFKSDGELSELNSKLLLYYTPQAFKSQICLDLSPNHHYDGRLTGHRVVNWDIKDVLNSVGGMGALLPLLEQVCGGEQTEAGGVQEASDLLGPELTSSRGPAGMLLPLGKSSEGRLERNSVAAFLLMVKNMLRHHPVNQESLLHCHGPAIIGAMLSKVPSRMMDMSVLMACQFLLEQVSSEGSSALLSQLYQHLLFDFRIWSRSHFAVCLGHVQYLSTVLKESKQRTRRKYGVQYILDSIRTHYSVEKDGSPLSDEKQTVQISLFSLLKDFLLKSTSPEELHSVLAYACIAPDEQQVISALDVVYSVLRCTPPRDQALSVLLEWGVEQLYCLLLKPHFPDEARERVFRVLYKVLKSERVQERSKQRIKLRDSSYLGLVCFLGDTPVTMTTIRCLYEQVLATDPTPNFRDLLAVVYLSHRSDLTVRLDMCRKLFHLIYSSEEYVRQLARQAGWQDVLTKLYVKESYESRAASQSSCSPHSSLDPAASRPPLLRRDDSVIEDRAADVFIPYRAREEEEEEDEEEEEEEEDEEEAQQDVSEGFSEYSSQSPPPPRATLKGLGESLHFKSFDSTERSSRSSSLSNTVDIPASRLEEEGAYYPLSPFGTSPFELDLGQAGAGGGGGGGGSGAAGGPNGAHHTPAGSQADTPSPLEHSKPFLGPRPRKSSSLSNVLDEASYSTEQPTADSISNTSNPQQAPEEELCNLLTNIVFSVLWSGAEGPEDAVWRERGQVFSVLTKLGSSCQLVRPPDDIKRSLLEMMLESSLSDLRDAAGVTPPHHPNLLRLLRLLQDFLFSEGTDNHNLWSEKIFEGMVNLLDRLQAWHPPPASPSGPELREMAHIGLRIITGYIQQQHPQVCVMACVKLHSLLQTVLCLSWEEVCFLLGRLGAPLWPAEGVAADASGREETFSQLVPIVRTLLDQHADPVTLQRLLPSLPPTNGSATFAQDLRAYCNTLEWQNFYHNHVEVTMEQYEVDTFSKSHDLMSNFWNSCFDDLMNTAQIRDKERADSKAKFQEVIVDPYLKRVKVENGRYHVGQKQGVSQQTVVAKHWKALQRLLTHQRAAWALRNQPEVKWTLSNAETYSKMRLKLVPNYNYDSHSEAAALRDNMGADSPRSSSDTLPLAVAKEAKVSDMEDDQLGDEDMSLLNQPEGEEESQKEKLVLSEDCELITNISVVPGRLEVTTHHLYFYDGSSEKEETEEGIGFDLKRPLSQLREVHLRRYNLRRSALELFFIDQSHYFINFKKKVRNKVYSRILGLRPPNLFYFGSRSPQELLKASNLTQKWVHREISNFEYLMQLNTIAGRTYNDLSQYPVFPWVLCDYTSPVLDLDDPAVFRDLSKPIGVVNPRHAQNVKEKYESFEDPTGAIDKFHYGTHYSNAAGVMHYMIRMEPFTGLHIQLQSGRFDCADRQFHSVAAAWQARMESPVDVKELIPEFFYFPEFLENMNGFDLGCLQMSQEPVANVVLPLWASSREDFIRKHRQALESEHVSAHLHEWIDLIFGCKQRGEEAVNALNVFYYCTYEGAVDLDAIANETERKALEGIISNFGQTPCQLLKEPHPPRMSAQSSSRRLARLDTLPPHLFEQLDKLRPFVEVVSDGLPLAQAVVPRNQTRSFIIQGSDVLVSVSANGLIGTHSWLPYDKSIANYFTFTKDPTVSNPKTQRFLSGPFSPGVDIGPKVLVVSNDGRLLFSGGHWDCSLRVTMLGKGKLVGRICRHIDIVTCLALDLCGIYLISGSRDCSCIIWQVQQQGGLSSGLSPKPVQVLSGHDQEVTCVAISTELDMAISGSKDGTLIVHSVRRGQFLRSLRPVCEGGLSSRITELAVGMEGHLVAHAVVEGRHSGKETSSIHVYSVNGRQLASVSLEEQVSALYLGVDHVVLGTTQGSLHIRDLHSLKLSVSPLPLKVPIRSVSVTKENSHVLVGLEDGKLIVVGAGKPEEVRSGQFSRRLWGSTRRISQVSSGETEYNPTEAAAAAAK, encoded by the exons ATGTGCTGCAGGAGAGCGAGCGTCTTCCTGAGCCGCTGGTGGTGTGGCTGGTCCATCTGCAGGGTGCTGTCCTTAGCGGGAGCAAG AAGAACGGTCTGCTGTCCCTGACGTCCCCCGCGGTGGACAACCTCCTCTCCGTGCTGCGCGCCTGGTGCCTGTggccgcccccctcctcctccggaGAGCAGCCCAAGGACCCGCAGCTCCTGCGGCTGACCCTGCAGTGCCTCACCGCCATGCTGCACCTGCTGCACGGCAGCAGCCCCGCCGAGCGGCAGCTGGACATCAGGCACGTGCTGGACGGCTACTTCCAGCTGCTCAACTGGAGCAGGCCCCCGGCGGACGGCGCCGACTCCATGCCACACTGGGAGGAGAGCCTGGTCACCCTGCAGACGCACATGCTCA ACACCATCCCCCAGATCCTGCAGTGTTCGGACCGAGCCGTGCTGCAGGCCATCTTCCTCAACAACAACTGCTTTGAGCACATCCTCCGCCTCATCCAGAACAGCAAG gtgtgggagAAGGGCTCAGACTGCATCACGGTGCATGCTATCGGAGTCCTCACTGCCATCATGAGCAACTCTCCTGCAGCCAAG GAGGTCTTTAAAGAACGGATCGGTTACTCCCAGCTGTTTGATGTGCTCAAGAGCCAAGGCCGGCCCACCAAACGACTTCTGCAGGAGCTTATGAACATG gCGGTGGAGGGGGAGCACTCCCAGGCGGTGCACCTGGGCATCAGTAATGAGCAgccgctggtgctgctgctgcagtggctgCCGGAGCTGGGTCAGCGCgagctgcagctgctggtggCCCAGTGGCTGGCGGCGGTGTGCGGGGGCTCGCTGGCCTGCCGCACGGTGGCGGCGGAGGCCGGCCTGGTGGACACGCTGCTGGAGGTGCTGCTGCGGCCCGAGCGGCTGGACGGCCAGTGCGCCGACGTGCtcctgggcctgctgcaggaccTGGGCGCGCTCTCGCTGCGGCCCGAGCAGCTCAAGGCCCTGCTGAGGCTGCTGCGCACCGACCAGGCCTCGCCCGCCGGCTCAACgacgccaccgccaccgccgccgccgcacccTTACTGCGCCCGCGTCACGCGCGTCCTCTCGGCCATGGCCACGCGCGAAGGCCGCGCCAGCGCCCTGCAGTACTTCGACCTCTCGCCCCCCATGGCGGGCATCATGGTGCCCAGCATTGCCCGCTGGCCGGGCAGTGCCTTCGCCTTCCACGCCTGGCTGTGCCTCAACGTGGAGTTCCCGCCGCTGCAGCCCGACGGCTTCTCCGCGGCGGGCACGGCCGCGTGCCACTCGCCAACCATGGGGCACCCCATGGGCCACGCCATGGGCAAAGGGCCCCGCAGGAAACAGCTCTACAG CTTCTTCACAGCGAGTGGCACTGGCTTCGAGGCCTTCTTCACCATGGAGGGCGTGTTGGTGGTGGCTGTCTGCACCAAGAAAGACTACATGGCCGTTTCTCTCCCTGAGAAGCCTCTTGTAGACCAAGCCTGG CACTCGGTGGACATTGTGCACATTCCGGGCCGCCGGCCCTTCGGCCAGAACTCGGTCACCATCTACGTGGACGGAGAGCAGGTCAAGACAGCCCAGCTGCGCTTCCCTTCCATGAATGAG CCCTTCACATCCTGCTGCATCGGCTCGGCGGGACAGAggaccaccaccactactacctCCCCCACCTTTCCTCCGCCCTCCCTCAGTGGCTCCAACAACGACTTGGCCTTCGCGCCGCACGCTGCCGCCCTCACCCGCTCCCAGTCCTTCCCAGCGTCCTTTGCGGCGGGGCGCTGGGGCCTGGGGGGAGCGCGGGACGCCCCCGTGCACACCATCCCCGCCGGGCTGCAGGACACCGAGTGGGGGACCCCCACCTCGCTGGACGGCCTGCTGGGGACGGCCTTCATCTGCCACGAAGCTCTTCAGCCTGCCCAGACACGCACGCTGCATGGCGCgg gtCCCAACAATGTGTGCCTGTTCAAATCTGATGGAGAGCTTTCCGAACTCAACAGCAAACTACTGCTCTACTACACTCCTCAg GCTTTTAAGAGCCAAATATGTCTGGACCTGTCTCCCAACCACCACTATGATGGCCGACTGACTGGGCACCGCGTGGTCAACTGGGACATCAAG GATGTGCTCAACTCTGTGGGGGGGATGGGCGCGCTGCTGCCCCTGCTGGAGCAGGTGTGCGGTGGCGAGCAGACGGAGGCCGGCGGCGTCCAGGAGGCCTCGGATCTGCTGGGGCCGGAGCTGACCTCCTCCAGGGGCCCTGCAGGCATGCTGCTCCCCCTGGGCAAATCCTCAG AAGGCCGTCTGGAGCGGAACAGCGTGGCTGCCTTCCTGCTGATGGTGAAGAACATGCTGCGTCACCACCCCGTCAACCAGGAGAGCCTGCTGCACTGCCACGGGCCCGCCATCATCGGAGCCATGCTCAGCAAG GTGCCCAGCCGTATGATGGACATGAGCGTGCTGATGGCGTGCCAGTTCCTGCTGGAGCAGGTGTCCAGCGAGGGCAGCAGCGCCCTGCTCTCGCAGCTCTACCAGCACCTGCTCTTCGACTTCCGCATCTGGAGCCGCAGCCACTTCGCCGtctgcctgg GCCATGTCCAGTACCTGTCCACTGTGCTGAAGGAGAGCAAGCAGCGGACGCGGAGGAAGTACGGCGTGCAGTACATCCTGGACTCCATACGCACTCACTACAG CGTGGAGAAGGACGGCAGCCCTCTGTCCGACGAGAAGCAGACGGTCCAGATCTCGCTCTTCTCCCTGCTCAAGGACTTCCTGCTCAAGTCCACCAGCCCAGAGGAGCTCCACAGTGTGCTGGCTTACGCCTGCATCGCCCCGGATGAGCAACAG gtgATCAGTGCTCTGGACGTGGTGTACAGCGTGCTGCGCTGCACTCCTCCGCGGGACCAGGCCCTGAGCGTGCTGCTGGAGTGGGgcgtggagcagctctactgccTCCTGCTCAAGCCCCACTTCCCCGACGAGGCCCGCGAGAGGGTGTTCAGG GTGCTGTATAAAGTACTGAAGAGTGAGCGCGTGCAGGAGCGCAGTAAACAACGCATCAAGCTCCGAGACTCCAGCTACCTTGGCCTGGTCTGTTTCCTTGGAGACACCCCCGTCACCATGACCACCATCCGCTGTCTGTACGAGCAGGTTTTGGCCACAG aTCCTACTCCTAACTTCCGAGATCTGTTGGCTGTTGTGTACCTATCTCACCGCTCTGACCTGACTGTGCGTCTTGACATGTGTCGCAAG ctctTCCACCTGATCTACTCCAGTGAGGAGTACGTGCGTCAGCTGGCGCGGCAGGCCGGCTGGCAGGACGTGCTGACCAAGCTCTACGTCAAGGAGTCGTACGAGTCGCGCGCCGCCagccagtccagctgcagcccGCACAGCTCCCTGGACCCCGCCGCCTCCCGCCCGCCCCTCCTGCGCCGCGACGACAGCGTCATCGAGGACCGCGCCGCCGACGTCTTCATCCCCTACAGGGCccgcgaggaagaggaggaggaggacgaggaggaggaggaggaggaggaggacgaggaggaggctcAGCAGGACGTGTCCGAGGGCTTCTCGGAGTACTCGTCGcagtcgccgccgccgccgcgcgcCACGCTCAAGGGCCTCGGCGAGTCGCTGCACTTCAAGTCGTTCGACTCGACGGAGCGCAGCAGCCGCTCGTCCTCGCTGTCCAACACGGTGGACATCCCGGCGTcgcggctggaggaggagggcgccTACTACCCGCTCTCGCCCTTCGGCACGTCGCCGTTCGAGCTGGACCTGGGTCAGGCGGGcgcggggggtgggggcggaggaggggggagcGGGGCGGCCGGCGGGCCCAACGGGGCGCACCACACGCCGGCCGGCAGCCAGGCGGACACCCCCTCGCCCCTGGAGCACAGCAAGCCCTTCCTGGGGCCGCGGCCGCGCAAGAGCTCCAGCCTGTCCAACGTGCTGGACGAGGCCAGCTACAGCACCGAGCAGCCCACCGCCGACAGCATCTCCAACACCTCCaacccacag CAGGCGCCCGAGGAGGAGCTGTGCAACCTGCTGACCAACATTGTGTTCTCGGTGCTGTGGAGCGGAGCCGAGGGCCCGGAGGACGCCGTGTGGCGGGAGAGGGGACAGGTCTTCTCCGTCCTCACCAAGCTCGGCAGCTCCTGCCAGCTGGTCCGCCCGCCCGACGACATCAAGCGCAG tctgctGGAGATGATGCTGGAGTCGTCTCTGTCGGACCTGCGCGACGCGGCCGGCGTGACTCCGCCCCACCACCCCAACCTGCTGCGTCTCCTGCGCCTGCTCCAGGACTTCCTGTTCTCCGAGGGCACCGACAACCACAACCTGTGGAGCGAGAAG atatttgAGGGCATGGTGAACCTGCTGGACAGGCTGCAGGCGTGGCATCCTCCCCCTGCGTCCCCCTCTGGCCCAGAGCTCAGAGAGATGGCCCACATCGGCCTGCGCATCATCACCGGATacatccagcagcagcacccacag gtgtgtgtgatggcctgTGTGAAGCTGCACAGTCTCCTGCAGACAGTCTTGTGTTTGAGCTGGGAGGAGGTCTGCTTCCTGTTGGGCCGCTTGGGCGCCCCCCTGTGGCCAGCCGAAGGCGTTGCAGCCGACGCCAGCGGGCGCGAGGAGACTTTTAGCCAGCTGGTGCCCATCGTGCGGACGCTGCTGGACCAGCACGCTGACCCGGTGACCCTGCAGAGGCTGctgccctctctgccccccaccAACGGCAGTGCCACCTTCGCCCAGGACCTGAGGGCCTACTGCAACACGCTAGAGTGGCAGAACTTCTACCACAACCAC GTGGAGGTGACCATGGAGCAGTACGAGGTGGACACATTCAGCAAGAGCCACGACCTCATGTCCAACTTCTGGAACTCCTGCTTCGACGACCTCATGAACACCGCTCAGATCCGAGACAAGGAGCGCGCCGACAGCAAGGCCAAGTTCCAG GAGGTGATCGTGGACCCATACCTGAAGCGTGTGAAGGTGGAGAACGGCCGCTACCACGTGGGCCAGAAGCAGGGCGTGAGCCAGCAGACGGTGGTGGCCAAGCACTGGAAGGCCCTGCAGAGGCTCCTCACCCACCAGAGAGCTGCCTGGGCACTCAG AAACCAGCCAGAGGTGAAGTGGACATTGTCCAATGCAGAGACCTACTCCAAGATGCGCCTCAAACTGGTCCCCAACTACAACTACGACTCTCACAGCGAAGCGGCTGCACTCAGGGACAATATGg GAGCGGACAGCCCTCGCAGCAGCTCAGACACCCTCCCGTTGGCCGTGGCCAAGGAGGCCAAAGTGAGCGACATGGAGGACGATCAGCTGGGCGATGAAGACATGTCCTTACTCAACCA GCCGGAGGGCGAGGAGGAGAGCCAGAAGGAGAAGCTGGTGCTGTCGGAGGACTGTGAGCTCATCACCAACATCTCGGTGGTGCCAGGACGTCTGGAGGTCACCACGCACCACCTGTACTTTTACGACGGCAGCAGCGAGAAGGAGGAGACCgaggagg GTATTGGGTTTGACTTGAAGCGACCCCTCAGTCAGCTGCGGGAGGTCCACCTGAGGAGGTACAACCTGCGCAGATCTGCCCTGGAGCTCTTCTTCATTGACCAGTCCCATTACTTCATCAACTTCAAGAAGAAG GTGCGAAACAAGGTGTACTCTAGGATCCTTGGGTTGCGGCCTCCCAATCTTTTCTACTTTGGATCTCGCTCCCCCCAGGAACTCCTCAAAGCGTCCAAcctcacacag AAATGGGTTCACAGAGAGATCTCCAACTTTGAGTATCTCATGCAGCTCAACACCATAGCCGGCCGCACCTATAATGACCTCTCCCAGTACCCTGTG tttCCTTGGGTCCTGTGTGATTACACATCTCCGGTGCTGGACCTGGACGACCCTGCTGTGTTCCGTGACCTTTCCAAACCCATCGGGGTCGTGAACCCACGCCATGCGCAGAACGTCAAAGAGAA ATACGAGAGCTTTGAGGACCCCACGGGTGCGATCGACAAGTTCCACTACGGCACACACTACTCCAACGCCGCGGGAGTCATGCACTACATGATCCGAATGGAGCCCTTCACCGGGCTGCACATCCAGCTGCAGAGTGGCAG gtttgacTGTGCAGACAGGCAGTTCCACTCGGTGGCTGCAGCGTGGCAGGCCCGGATGGAGAGCCCGGTGGACGTGAAGGAGCTCATCCCAGAGTTCTTCTACTTCCCAGAGTTCCTGGAGAACATGAACG GCTTTGATCTGGGCTGCCTGCAGATGTCTCAGGAGCCAGTGGCTAATGTAGTGCTGCCTCTCTGGGCCTCCTCTCGGGAGGACTTCATCAGGAAACACCGGCAAGCCCTG GAGAGTGAGCATGTGTCTGCCCACCTGCATGAGTGGATTGACCTGATCTTTGGCTGCAAGCAGCGCGGGGAGGAGGCCGTCAACGCCCTCAATGTCTTCTACTACTGCACTTATGAAG GGGCGGTGGATTTGGACGCTATAGCCAATGAGACCGAGCGGAAAGCTCTAGAAGGCATCATCAGTAACTTCGGTCAGACTCCTTGTCAGCTGCTCAAG GAGCCTCACCCTCCCCGCATGTCCGCGCAGAGTTCCTCTCGGCGGCTGGCCCGCCTGGACACTCTCCCCCCCCATCTATTCGAGCAGCTGGACAAGCTCCGGCCTTTCGTAGAG GTGGTGAGTGATGGACTGCCTCTAGCGCAAGCTGTGGTGCCCCGCAATCAGACCAGATCCTTCATTATACAGGGATCAGATGtgctg GTGTCAGTAAGTGCCAACGGTCTGATTGGGACGCACAGCTGGCTGCCCTACGATAAAAGCATCGCCAACTACTTCACCTTCACAAAGGACCCCACTGTGTCCAACCCCAA GACCCAGAGATTCCTGAGCGGGCCCTTCTCCCCGGGCGTGGACATCGGGCCGAAGGTGCTGGTGGTGTCCAACGACGGGCGCCTGCTCTTCAGCGGAGGCCACTGGGACTGCAGCCTGAGGGTCACCATGCTGGGCAAGGGCAAGCTGGTGGGCAGGATCTGCCGGCACATCG ACATTGTCACATGTCTGGCTTTGGACCTCTGTGGAATCTACCTCATCTCTGGCTCCCGGGATTGCTCTTGCATCATCTGGCAGGTGCAGCAGCAG GGGGGCCTCTCCAGCGGACTCTCCCCGAAGCCTGTGCAGGTGCTCTCCGGACACGACCAGGAGGTCACCTGCGTGGCCATCAGCACCGAGCTGGACATGGCCATctcagggtcaaag GACGGCACTCTGATCGTGCACAGCGTGCGGAGGGGCCAGTTCCTGCGCTCTCTGCGCCCGGTTTGCGAGGGCGGCCTCTCGTCCCGCATCACTGAGCTGGCTGTGGGCATGGAGGGGCACCTGGTGGCACACGCTGTGGTGGAGGGCAGGCACTCTGGAAAG GAGACGTCCTCCATCCACGTGTACTCTGTGAACGGGCGGCAGCTGGCTTCTGTCTCTCTGGAGGAGCAGGTGTCGGCGCTCTACCTGGGGGTGGACCACGTCGTCCTGGGCACCACCCAGGGCAGTCTCCACATCCGAGACCTCCACAG ccTGAAGCTGTCGGTGTCGCCGCTGCCGTTGAAGGTGCCGATCCGCAGTGTGTCGGTGACTAAGGAGAACAGCCACGTGCTGGTGGGGCTGGAGGACGGCAAGCTCATCGTAGTGGGAGCAGGCAAACCAGAGGAG GTGCGCTCGGGGCAGTTCTCCCGTCGTCTGTGGGGCTCCACGCGCCGCATCTCTCAGGTGTCCTCAGGGGAGACTGAGTACAACCCCACcgaggccgccgccgccgcagccaAGTGA